The segment GATTCGAGAGAAGTTCCGCAGCATAGCCGGTTCGGCGAAGCGCAACACACTCCACCGCTTTTCGATTGGCCCTGCCCCCGGCCGCATGCCATGGTGCTACGCTCAACGGACACGGCACTCGCGCCGACAAGGAGCCCCCATGGGTATCGAAGTCACCGGAATTCTCGGTCTGATCTGGCTGATCATCGTGATCTGGGCCATCGTCCGCACCGCGCAAAGCCCGGCTGGGCCGATGGTCAAGCTACTGTGGATTCTGATCCTGCTGTTCCTGCCAGTGGCGGGGCTGATCGCCTGGCTCCTCCTCGGGCCCAAGTAGCCCGGAAGACGGATCGGTCGAATCATCGCCGTTCGGGTTGCCGATGGGCGGGGACGGGGCTACACCGTCCCCGCGCCGTTCGAGCTGCTCGATCAGTAGCTGTCCCTCGTCGCGGGAATCGCGCAACCACTGCAACAGGTCCTGCTGCGAGCCGAACACCGCCACATCCACCCGGTGTATGGCATCGGGTTTCGGGATCGGCGTTGGGCGCTCGCTCGCCGCCAGCGGGCCGTAGCGGCCAAAGTCGGGCGTCACCACGTTTTCGGGCGGCTCCGGGCAAGCGGCATCCTCTCCGCGGGTTGCCTGTTCCAGACGCACGCCGATGCGCTCGAGTACGTCTTCGGAGGTCTCAGGGTGCTCGAGCAGCCATTCGATCAGCGCCTCCGGATCCACCGCGGGGATGCCAAAGCGATCGCGATAATCGGCCTCCAGCGTCTGGATCCACTCGGCCAGCGCGCAGGGCTCGTCGACCGCGCTCGCCAGGGCACGGAACTCCCGCCGCAGGGCCTCGAACCGCTTCTTCACCTCACTGCCGGACTCCGGTGCCGGGACTTCCACATCCGGAGTGCCACCCCGTTCGGCAAGCAGCCGCTCCGACGGGGTGTCATCCGCCCCGGCGTCAACCGCCACTGGCTCGCTCGATGCGGGTTTGCGCAATAGATGCCGGAACCAGAAACGGCTGAACGAGGCCTGGCTCGAGGGGTCCCAGGAGAGATCGTTCAAGGCCTGTGCCAGCCGCTGAAACGGACGTACTGACGGATCATGCTCCGAGAACATCGCTACGGGGTGCTGCAGGGTCACCGCCGCACGCAGGCTCTCGTCGCGCTGAATGAACCCGAGAAAGCCCACCGAGATCTTCAGATACTTCTCCACCGCACCACTGAAGCGCTGATACACCGCCCGCGCCTCACTGATGTCGGCCACCATGTTCACGACCACCTGACAGGTGAGCGGATATCGCCGTAGCGCGACCTTCAGCAACGAAAAGGCATCGGTGAGCGAGGTCGGCTCCGGCGTAATGACCAGCAGCACTTGATGTCCGGCGGCGACGAAATCCAGGGTGGTATCGCCAATCCCCGCAGCGGTATCCAGGATCAGGTCATCGAAATGCTGCTCGATCCGCGCCAGCTCGGTCACCAGCCGCCGCTGTCGGGCCGCCGACAACTCCACGCAATCGCGGATACCCGAGGCCCCCGGGATGACTTTCAGGCCATGGGGGCCCTCGAGAAGGACATCCTCGACCGGACACTCCCCCGTCAGGACCTCGGCCAGCCCCTTTTGCGGGTGCAGCCCCAGCAGGATGTTCACGTTGGCAAGCCCCGTGTCGGCATCCAGGATGCAGACCCGGCGCCCCGCCCGGGCCAGGGTAATCCCGAGGTTGACCGCGATACTGGACTTGCCCACCCCGCCCTTGCCGCTGGTCACTGTCAGGACACGCGGCTGAGCTGACTGGACGCGAGCCGTGCCAGACTGCCTGTCGATCATGGGCTTCAAAGCTTCCTGCCTCCGAAGTGGCCTCACGGGATAGGCCTCACGCACGCCTAACGTCTCGTCTACTGGAATCGCTGGCGCAACGCAAGTCCCAGCAGTATAGTCGGGAACCAGGGCGAGAAGCCGCGACGCAGCAACGGATCGGGGCAATACAAGGGCACCCTCTCGGGTCCCGGGGAGAAGCATGGCCACGGCGCATACGGCAACCGAAACCATCCCCAGCCTGCCACAGGCCCTGACGTCCGTTCTCGATGCGGGCCAGGCGGCGGAGGCCGATTTCGAGGCCCTCAGCCGTGCCATTCTGCGCGACACCGGCATGACCACACGCCTCCTCGCGGCAGCCAACTCCCCGTTCTATTACCGCGGCTCGCCGTGTCGCACCATCGATAGAGCCCTTTTCAGCCTGGGGCTGGACACCGTGCGCAGCCTCGCCCTGACCGCCGCGATCCAGCAGCTTTTCGGCCGCTACCAGCCCAAGCGCACCAGCACGCTTCGGACCATCTGGCGCCGTGCGCTGACCACCGCCATGCTCGGCCAGGTCCTCGCCTCCCTGACACGCCACCCACGGCCCGAAGAGGCGTATCTGTCAGGGCTTCTGGTTGATCTCGGCAAGCTGATGCGACTGGCGTCCGACGAAGCGCGCTACTGGCCGCTGCTCGAGGCCAGCAGCGACCACCGCGAACTGGTCTCCCGTGAACAGGCGACCTACGGTCAACACCATGCAGAACTGGCCGCCGAACACCTGGACCAATGGGGCCTGGACGGCTTCGTCACCGATGCGGTGCGTTTCCACCTCGAACCCACGGCACAAGTGCGCGATGCACACCACCTAGTGAAGATTGTCCATCTCGCCAGCCGACTTGGCGACGAACCACCCGACGCCATCGGCGACCCGGCCCTGGCAGCCGCCCACGACCTGTTTGGGCTCAATGACGGCCTGACCCGGGAACTGCGCAACCGCATCGAAGACGATGTCACCCGGGTTGCCGGTTCCCTGGGTATTGAGCTGGACGCGGGAGCCGAAACCGCGAATATCGAGGCACATCACCCCGATCAGGCGGCGCGCGAGGCGCTGGGGATGCGTGTCCGCGACCTCACCGAGCTGGAGCGGCTGTCCGGCGAGCTTCGCGCCTCGCGGACCCCCCGAGAACATTGTCTGGCCGCCCAGCGAACGCTGTTTCTCACCCTGGGTGTCGAACACAGCCTGATGTTCCTGACAGACGCGGACGGTGCATCGGTCTCCGCCTGGCTCGGCGAGGAAGACGAGCCCGACTTCACCCTGCCCCTGCTGCCGGGACGGAGCCTTGTGACCGACACCCTGCTGGACCGCGAGATGCGCCAGCACAAACCCGATGGCGAGACACCTACACCGGTCATCGACCAGCAGTTGTTCCGGCTCTGCGGTGCCGAGGTGATCTGGGCATTCCCTCTGCTGGCGGATGCCAACTCCTCGCCCGCAGGGGTGCTGATCCTGGGACTGGACCGAGAACGTGCCCAGACCCTGGAACCCCGAACCGGATTTGTCCGGGCCCTGGCGCGAGAGATTGCACGCGTGCTGTGCACCTCGCAGTCCGACCCGCCCGAGCAAGCGCACACCGACGATACGACGCAAGAGCGAATCCGCGAGACGCTGCACGAGGCGGGCAACCCCCTCAGCATCATCCAGAATTATCTGGGTGTGTTGAACACAAAGCTGGGCGATGAGCACGAGGCCAGCCAGGAACTGGCCCTGATCAAGGAGGAGATTGATCGCGTCGGCCGCATCCTGCTGCGTCTAAAGGAACCCGACCAGGCAGTGGACGGGCCGCCATCCTCGCTTAATCGGCTGGTCCAGGACGTGGCCGACATCGTGGACCGCTCTCTTTGCCACACGCGGGGCATCCGCCTGGAACTGGATCTGGCACCCGGCGATCCGCCCTTGTCTGTCTCCAGCGACCATGTGCGCCAGATTCTGACGAACCTGCTCAAAAACGCCGCCGAGGCCCTGCAGCCGGGGGGCGTCATTCGGCTGCAGACCCGCGACCCCGAGAGCTTCAATGGGACCAGCGTGGTGGCACTGGTGGTCGCCGACGACGGCCCCGGGCTTCCACCGGAGGTCCGCGCGGCCCATTATCGCCCGGTAGAATCCGCCAAGGGCGGGGGGCACGCCGGGCTAGGCCTGAGTATTGTCCGCCGCCTGGCGGACGAGATCGGCGCTCACATCCAGTGCGACAGCGACCGCGAAGGAACGCGGTTCGAGATTCGGCTCCCCCATCGCGAGGCCGAAACCGGAGCCCTCGGGGCGGGACAGGGATAGCCCCCGCGATGATGCGAGACCACGGCGGGAGCCGCACATGAACGAACCCGGCACACCACAGACCCCTCGCATCCTCGTCGTCGACGACGACCCGCGCCTTCTGGAAAGCGTGCGCCAGCTGCTGGAACTGCAAACGTTCAACGTGGAAACCGCGCCGGGCGGCGGCAGCGCCATCGAGGCCCTGCGGCGGGATCCGCCCGATCTCCTGCTGCTCGATCTGTGCATGCCGGAACTGGGGGGGCGTGATGTCCTGCGCTTCATCCAGGCCGCCGGGCTCGCGGTCCCTGTGGTGGTCATCAGCGGCAACACCTCGGTGGACGATGTCGCCGGCGCCCTGCGCGACGGGGCCTCCGACTACCTGAAAAAGCCCTACCAGCCCGACGAGCTGCTGGCGACCGTCCGCAATGCCCTGCACAAAAAAGACCTGGAAGACGCCAACCGCCACATGCGGGCACGCCTGGAGCGTTCCGAGCGCCTGCACCGGCTGATCGTCAACAACTCGCCGGACATCGTGTTCATCCTGGACCGCGACGGTCGGTTTCGTTTCGTGAATTCGCGCGTCCACGAGTTGCTCGGCTATTCCCGTCAGGACCTGCTGGACACCCGTGTCCTGGATCTGGTCGAAACCGACGACCACGAGAAGGCGGAGTACTTCTTCGAGCAGGCCGGGCGCAGCCATGCCCACATCCGCTCCGTGGAGCTCGCGCTCAAGCCGCGGGAGATGGCCCGCACCCGGCGCTATTTCGAGGTCGCGGTCTGGCCGACAGCGGCCAGCGACGATACAGGCGAGACCCTGGTCTACGGGACTGCCCGCGACATCACCGACCGCAAAGAGTCAGAAGCCTTCATCAACTTTCAGGCCTACCACGACCTGCTTACGCGCCTGCCCAATCGTGCCCTGTTCCGCGACCGGGTCGATGTGGCCATCGCCCAGGCACAGCGCCAGGGTCACCCCCTGGCCGTGATGTTCATCGACCTCAACCGCTTCAAGGTCATCAACGATTCGCTGGGGCACACCATCGGCGACCGCCTGCTGCAGGCCGTCGCCCAGCGCCTGCTGGGCTGCATTCGCAAAGGGGATACGCTGTCGCGCTTCGGCGGCGACGAATTTACCCTGCTGCTCCCTCAGATCAGCCGCCAGGAGGCCGCGGTTGATGTAGCCGAAAAGATCCTCGAAAGCCTCAATGAACCGTTCCACCTGGGGGGCGACCACGAGTTGTATGTCGGGGCCAGCATCGGGATCGCGATCTACCCCGAGGGGGGCGACACGCTCGAGACCCTGATCCGGCATGCCGACATCGCGATGTACCGGGAAAAGAACACGGGCAAGAATGGCATCCGCCTGTTCGCACCGGAGATGCACGGCAACACGCCACACCGCCTGCAATTGGAGCAGGACCTGCGCAAGGCCCTGGAGCGCGAAGAGTTCCACATCCTCTACCAGCCGCAGGTCGATGGCGAGACAGGACAGCTCCTGGGCGTCGAGGCGTTGGTTCGCTGGAATCACCCCGATCGCGGCATGCTGGGCCCAGCCGAATTCATCCCGGTCGCCGAAGACACACGTCTGATCGTCGACCTCGATCGCGCGACCCTGCGCAACGCCCTCGGCGACATACGCAAAGCCCATCAACACGTACCCAACCTGCGCCTGGCGGTGAACCTGTCACCGGTGCTGATCGAGCGCGACGACTTTGTCGACGGCGTGCTGGGATTGCTGGTCGAGACCGGCTTCCCCGCAGAACTGCTGGAGATCGAGATCACCGAAAGCCTGTTGATGAGCGACACCCACGATACCGTGGCCAAACTCAACCGCCTGTGCGAAGCCGGCGTCCAGGTGGCGGTGGATGACTTCGGCACCGGTTATTCGTCGCTGAGCTATCTGCAGAAGCTGCCGGTCCACACCCTGAAGATTGATCGCAGCTTCACCCTCACCATCTGTACTGACGGGGAGGCCTGTATCGTTAACGCGATCGTATCGATGGCGCGCGGCCTGCAGATGAACATCGTCGCGGAGGGCGTGGAGACCGCAGCCCAGCAGGAGTATCTGCGCCGCCTTGGCTGCCCGATGATGCAGGGCTTCCTGTTCGGGCACCCCTCCCCCCTCGCGGACCTGCTACAGGCGGAATCCGACTTCGGGCGTCGAACTGCCCGATCCTGAATCCGGTTTACGGTCCCGTCCCGCCCTCGCAGCAGACTATGCGCCAATGCCTTGCAAGGCATTATCGGCCGGGGCCGGGCGGCCCAGCAGGTAGCCCTGCCCGAAACGGCAGCCCTCGCGTAGCAGGAACGCTTGCTGGCCCGCCTCTTCCACACCCTCGGCAATCAGGTCCAGCCCCAGTGCGTCGGCCAGGGCAATGATGGCGCGGATAATCGATTCGTTGTTGCGCGAGTGCCCGATATCGCGGACCAGTGACTGGTCGATCTTCAGCCGCCGCAGCGGCAAGCGACGCAGATGCGCCAGGTTGGAATAGCCCGCACCGAAGTCATCCATGGCCAGCGTCACGCCGAGCGTTTCCAGGCGGTGCAGCACGGCCAGCGCCCGCTCTGGCTGCTCCATCATCATGGTCTCGGTCAGTTCCAGCTCCAGCCGGTCGGGCTCCAGACCGTGGTGCTCCAGGATCTCCTGGATCGCCGCCACCAGAGTTTCGTCATGCAGCTCGCGCGCGGACAGGTTCACGGCCACGGTCGGCACGCCTCGGCCGTCCTGGTCCCAATGCGCCAGCTGGGCACAGGCCGCGTTCAACACCCAGCGATCAATGGCCTGGATCATCCCGGTTTCTTCCGCCAGCGGGATAAACTCCGCGGGGGACACCATTCCGCGAACGGGATGACGCCAGCGCACCAGCGCCTCCATCCCCACCAGCCGGCCCGACTGCATCTCCAGCTGCGGCTGAAAGTAGAGCAGCAGCTCGTCGTTGGCGATGGCGCTACGCAGGTCGTTTTCCAGGAACAGACGATGTTCCGTCTGCGCCCCCATTCCGGGCTCGTAGACATGCCAGGTGTCCCCGCCAACGCTGCGCGAGGCCGCCATTGCGAGTTCCGCGGCGGTCAACAATTCGTCACGCGTGTTGCCATGTTCGGGGAACGTCGCCAGCCCGACGCTCGCCGTGGTGACCAGCGCACGCCCACCGATAGCGCAGGGTTCGCGCAAGGTTTCCAGCAGCTGCTCGAGGAAGGCCTCGGCGCCGCCATCCATCGGCGGGTTTTCGATAATCAGGCAGAACTCGTCTGCTCCTACGCGAGACACCGTATCCTGCGGCCCCAGTAACCCCCCAAGCCGTTCCGCCAAACCTTCCAGCACGCGGTCGCCCGCCGATGTTCCCAGGGTCTCGTTGACATTGCGGAAGCGATCCAGGTCGATCAGCACCACCCAGCGCGCAAGACCATCGGCCATCGCGCGTTCCAGGGTGTGTCCCAGCCGGTCGTGCAACAGCACGCGGTTCGGGAGGCCGGTACGCGCGTCGTAATGGGCCATCTGCCGCAGCGCTTCTTTCTGCTCCATGCTGGCGGTGAGATCCGTCCAGCTGCCGACCACCTCGGCCCCGCGCTGTCCCTGATTGCCGCCGGGAATGATCCGCATCTCGTCGCGAATATGGCGCAGCTTGCCCCAGCCATCGAACAGGCGCAGTTCACGGACCATGTGGCGTTCCTCCTGCAAACGCCGGTTCTCGCGCATGGCCGTGGCCCGGTCCTCCGGATGGACTTGCTGCTCCCACCAGCCCGGCTGCAGCGCCACCCTGGAATTGAATCCAAACAGCCGCGCGAAGTTGCCACTCACCCAAAGCGGCTTGAAATCCAGCGCATTGAGTTGATAGAGCACGACCGGTCCACTCTCGAGCAGGTGTTCGAGACGCTGATTGGCCTCGCGCAGGGCACGTGTCTGCGCGCGCACGGTGCGTCGCAACCAGACCGCCATCAGCCCCAGGACGAGTGCGATCACGGCGGCGGACGCCAGCGCCGACCAGGCCCACGTCGGGATTTCCCCCTCCCCGAGGGGTGGTTCCAGTGCCTGCTCCATCGCGTGCTGATAGGGCGACCCCGCGTCGCCCTTCCAGCGCTGGAGGTAGGCGTCGATAACCTCCAGTCGGTCATCCTGCCGCCCAGGAGCAGCGGCGTAGTAAAGACCGACCTGGTCGAAGGTGACGGGGGTTTCCACCAGCATATGCTGGCGTGCATGACGCCGCGCATAGAAGTTGTTTGTGATGGCCACGTCGGCATCGCCCGACGCGACAGCAGCCAGCACGGATTCCATGTCGCCACGGGTCACAAGGGTCCAGTCCAGGCCGGTGTCCAGTGCGTACTCGCGCAGGTAGTCGTATTGAATCGATCCATCGAGCACCGCAAGGCGGAGGCCTTCCAGCGCTTCGATGCGATCCAGCCCCGAATCGATCGGCGCCAGCACCTGGCTCCATGCCTGAGCCACCGGGATCGAGTGAAACGCGAGGCTCTCGCGCCGCTCCGGCGTCAGCGCGACATCCGGCATCAGGTCGATCTCGCCCGCCTCCAGGGCCTCCAGACAGGCCGACCACTCGCACGAGACATACTCCAGCCGCCAGTGCTCGCGTCGCGCGATGGCGTCCAGCAACTCGACGAACACGCCCCCTGCCGCCCCATCGTCACCCGTGCCGACCTTGGGCACGTTCTCGTACAGCCCTATGCGCAGGGGATCATCCGCGCCGGCCCCGGCGGGCAGGCACAGGGACACCGCCAGCAGGACAGGCATGACCGCACGGCGCCATCGCGTCCATTTGCTCCTGGTTCTGGGTTTCCAATCAGGCACGACGCGCCCCTGTGCGTTCGGTACCGCATAGTGCCATGGATGGCCAGGCCACGGACCGCCCGTTGTTATCCGTTCGTTAGACCGATCGCGCCCCTCGCGCCTCCACCAGTGCGCGCGTACGCTCCATGATCCAGCGCCCGGGCTCGCCCATCGCCTGCTCCAGCGTGATCGTGCCATCACAAAGGGCGCGCGCGTCGGCGAGCCCCACCGCCTCGAGTTCCTCCGGGGTAGCATCGATCGAACCGGCCACGGCGACGACCGGCACACAGCAGCGCCGTGCCCGCCGAACCACCTCGGCCACGACCTTGCCATGCGCGGTCTGGCCGTCGACCTGCCCCTCGCCCGTGATCACCAGATCGCTCCCGGCGATCGCCGCATCGAGATCGATCAGATCCGCCAGGTACACCGCCCCCATGCGTGACTGCCCGCGCAGGACACAGGCCAGTGCAAAGCCCAGTCCGCCGGCAGCCCCCGCCCCGGGCATGGCGCCCGGGCGGCGCAACTCCCCCGCCTCGTCAATCGCGCGTTCCAGCCGCTCCATGTAGGCATCCATGCGTGGCACGTCTTTCGTGGCCAGGCCCTTTTGCGGGCCGAACACCGCCGCAGCACCCCGGTTGCCCGTCAACGGGTTGTCGACATCGTTCAGCACCGTGATGCGGAGTCCCGCAAGCCGTGGCTCCAGACCAGAGAAATCGGCACTTTCCAGGTGCTCCAGCCGGTCCGGGACAGGATCCAGCTCGGCCCCTTCTCGGTCCCGAAAGCGGACCCCCAGTGCGTGCAGCATCCCGGCACCGCCATCCACCGTGCCGCTGCCCCCGAGGCCGATCAGCACATGCCGGGCACCGGCATCCAGGGCGGCAAGGATCAGGTGCCCCACGCCGCGGGTATCGAGCCTCCACGGATCGCGCTCGGCCTCGGGCACCAGGCCCAGCCCACAGGCCGAGGCGACATCAATCACCGCGCGTCGGGTGACGGCATCGCACCCCCAGCCCGCCGAGACATGCTGCCCACGCGGATCACGGACATCGGACAAATGCCAGGCCCAACCCATGGTATGGCTGACCAGTTCCGCCGTCCCTTCTCCCCCATCCGCCATCGGCAACGCCCGGATGCGGGTGGATGGACTCGCGGCATGTACACCGCGAGCCATCGCCTGGGCCACGTCTGCCGCATCCAGACTGCCCTTGAAGCTGTCCGGACACAGCACGACCCGCCTCAGCTCAGACAAAGACGAGCCCCAGCAGGTAGATCACGATCATCGCGCTCACACCCTGCAACAGCGTGGCGGTCGTATAGGCCTTGTAGGCGGTCGACACCTTCATGCGGCTGAACTGGGTCACCACCCAGAAGAAGCTGTCGTTGGCATGCGACACGGTCATCGCGCCCGCACCCACGGCCATCACGGCCAGCACCATGCCCATGTCGGAATCCAGGCCCAGCGCTGGCAGCAGCGGCGCCACCATACTGGAAGCGGCCACCAGTGCCACCGTCGACGAACCCTGCGCCGACTTGAGCGCAGCCGCCAGCAGGAACGGCACCAACAGGCCCAGGCCCAGCCCTGTCAGCATGTCGCCGAGCTGGTCACCGATCGGTGTTTCCTGTAGCACCGAGCCAAACGCGCCGCCCGCCCCGGTGATCAGCAGGATCGGGGCCGCGAGCAGAACCGCATCGACCGTCATCTGGTGGAAACGGCCGCGCTTGTCGCCGCCCTTGACCAGCAGCAGGGCGAACACCACGCCAATGGCCAGCGCGACGACCGGCTGGCCGAGGAAGATCAGTGCCGCCGCGAACATGCCGGGATCGACATCGCGGGTGGCGAGGGACGCGATCGAGCCGATGGAGATCAGGATGATCGGTGCCAGGATCGGCATGAACGCGGCCAGGGTCGTGGGCGGATTGGCCAGGTCGGGCTCCGGCTTCTTCACCTCCTGACCGGTCGCCTCCTCAATCGGGTCCGGCTCCAGCAGCTCGTCGTCGTTCGCGTGGGTATAGCGGCTGGCCCAGAGCCAGCCAACCGCGGCCGCCACGGCGGCCACCACGAGACCGAACAGGATCACCAGCCCCAGCGCATCGGCAATCCCGATGTTGCTGGCTGCGGCGATCGGGCCCGGCGTCGGCGGAACAAAGTTGTGCGTGGCGAACAGGCCCGTCGCCAGCGCGACACTCATCGCCACCATGGACACGCCGGCCTTCTTCGCCAGCGCGTTCTTCAGGGAGTTCAGGATCACGTAGCCCGAGTCGCAGAACACCGGGATCGACACGATGTAGCCGATGATTGTGGCCGTGAGGTTCGGGAATCGATCCGACAACGCGCGGATGATTGCCTCCGCCATCACGATCGCCGCCCCGGTGCGATCCAGGATCACCCCGATGATCGTGCCCAGCGCGATCACGATCCCGATATAGCCCAGCGTCCCGCCAAAACCGTCGTTGATGACGCTGATCGCCTCTTTCGGGGCAATACCCCCGATCAGCGCCATCACAAAGGCCGCCAGCAACAGGGCAAGGAAGGGGTGGACTCGCAGCTTCACGGTGGCGAACACCAGCGCCGCCACGACGATAATCAGGCCAATAATCAGCATCTCGCGTCCTCGTCTTGTTGTGGTTATCGAGTTAAGAGCATAGACCCTGTAACCCGTCTTGGGACGAGAAATTCCATACTGGATTCAATCCGCGCTCGCACGACAGACCGACAAAAGAAAAGGCCGCCCGAAGGCGGCCCTGGCGTGAAGCACGATGATGGAGGCTGGGGTCGGAATCGAACCGGCGTACACGGATTTGCAGTCCGCTGCATAACCACTCTGCCACCCAGCCTGTATCGGGTGGGTCCCGGCCCGCATGATGCCCGCGTGATGCGACAGGCGGCAGCCGAAACAGAAAACCCCGGCCGAACCGGGGTTTCACGAATCTGTTGGAGCGGGAAACGAGATTCGAACTCGCGACCCCAACCTTGGCAAGGTTGTGCTCTACCAGCTGAGCTATTCCCGCTCTTCGTTAACGGCGCGTATTCTACCGCACCGGGGGTGAACGTCAATACCCCACCGGCGTTTCCGTGCGGCCGATCAGCGCCCGCGCGCGGCCGCCAGCATGTACTGCACCATCGAGACCAGCGTCAGGACGGCCGCCAGATACAGCAGCCATTCACCGATCGCGAAAATCGGCAACCCGGCGACCGGCTCCGCCCACAGCAGCAGGAAGATTGCCACCATCTGGGCGGTGGTCTTGACCTTGCCGACCCAGGATACGGCCACCTTCGCGCTGGCGCCCACCTCGGCCATCCATTCGCGCAGGGCCGAGATCGCGATCTCGCGCCCGATGATCACGACGGCCGCCAGTGCCAGACCCACACCCGGGTTGTGATCCACAACCAGGACCAGCGCGGCGGCCACAATCAGCTTGTCCGCCACGGGATCCAGGAAGGCCCCGAAGCGGGTGGTCACCTCCCAGCGCCGGGCCAGGTAGCCGTCCGCCCAGTCGGTGATCGCGGCGAGCGCAAAGACAATGGCGGCCACGATGCCGGCCGTAGGCATCGGCAGGGCATAGAACACGACGATCAGCAGCGGGATCATCACGATCCGCGACCAGGTCAGCCAGTTGGGGAGTTCACGGATCATCTGCTGGTCAGCCCCAGGGAAACACTGATTAATGTACACGCTCGTGCTCGAGTCGCTTTTGCGTGCGAACAAGGCGCGGTGACTGCCGTGCAGTCATTCTGCACAAGGGAACCGCAACGCCGTTCCCACGCCCGTTTTTGATAACAACGGGAGGCCGAGCCCCTTCGGGGTTGGCACCCCAGGTTCCCCGATCCGGCGTTGCGGCACTTGCCGGTAGAACCACTACCGGCTGCGCACCGCGCCTTGTCTCGGAAAACCTGGGGTGCCAACACGAGTGTGTACATTAATCAGTGTTTCCCTAGTGAAACTGGTCGTAAATCGCCTGCGCGAGCCGCCGGTGGATACCCGGCACCTTGGTCAGCTCGTCGACGCCGGCCCGGGCCACCCCGCGCAGCCCCCCGAAGTGGCGCAGCAACGCACTGCGGCGCTTCGGCCCCAGCCCCGGGATCGCCTCCAGGGTCGATTCCTTCCGGGCCTTGGCCCGGCGCGCACGGTGCCCGGTAATCGCGAATCGATGGGCCTCGTCGCGGATCTGCTGGATCAGGTGCAGGGCACCCGAGTGCGCCGGGAGTATAGAGGGGGCCTCGACCCCGCTCAATATCAGAGTTTCCATACCCGGCCGGCGTTCCTCGCCCTTGGCGACGCCGATCACGCGGATGTGATCGAGCCCG is part of the Thioalkalivibrio sp. K90mix genome and harbors:
- a CDS encoding EAL domain-containing protein, with product MPVLLAVSLCLPAGAGADDPLRIGLYENVPKVGTGDDGAAGGVFVELLDAIARREHWRLEYVSCEWSACLEALEAGEIDLMPDVALTPERRESLAFHSIPVAQAWSQVLAPIDSGLDRIEALEGLRLAVLDGSIQYDYLREYALDTGLDWTLVTRGDMESVLAAVASGDADVAITNNFYARRHARQHMLVETPVTFDQVGLYYAAAPGRQDDRLEVIDAYLQRWKGDAGSPYQHAMEQALEPPLGEGEIPTWAWSALASAAVIALVLGLMAVWLRRTVRAQTRALREANQRLEHLLESGPVVLYQLNALDFKPLWVSGNFARLFGFNSRVALQPGWWEQQVHPEDRATAMRENRRLQEERHMVRELRLFDGWGKLRHIRDEMRIIPGGNQGQRGAEVVGSWTDLTASMEQKEALRQMAHYDARTGLPNRVLLHDRLGHTLERAMADGLARWVVLIDLDRFRNVNETLGTSAGDRVLEGLAERLGGLLGPQDTVSRVGADEFCLIIENPPMDGGAEAFLEQLLETLREPCAIGGRALVTTASVGLATFPEHGNTRDELLTAAELAMAASRSVGGDTWHVYEPGMGAQTEHRLFLENDLRSAIANDELLLYFQPQLEMQSGRLVGMEALVRWRHPVRGMVSPAEFIPLAEETGMIQAIDRWVLNAACAQLAHWDQDGRGVPTVAVNLSARELHDETLVAAIQEILEHHGLEPDRLELELTETMMMEQPERALAVLHRLETLGVTLAMDDFGAGYSNLAHLRRLPLRRLKIDQSLVRDIGHSRNNESIIRAIIALADALGLDLIAEGVEEAGQQAFLLREGCRFGQGYLLGRPAPADNALQGIGA
- a CDS encoding glycerate kinase → MLCPDSFKGSLDAADVAQAMARGVHAASPSTRIRALPMADGGEGTAELVSHTMGWAWHLSDVRDPRGQHVSAGWGCDAVTRRAVIDVASACGLGLVPEAERDPWRLDTRGVGHLILAALDAGARHVLIGLGGSGTVDGGAGMLHALGVRFRDREGAELDPVPDRLEHLESADFSGLEPRLAGLRITVLNDVDNPLTGNRGAAAVFGPQKGLATKDVPRMDAYMERLERAIDEAGELRRPGAMPGAGAAGGLGFALACVLRGQSRMGAVYLADLIDLDAAIAGSDLVITGEGQVDGQTAHGKVVAEVVRRARRCCVPVVAVAGSIDATPEELEAVGLADARALCDGTITLEQAMGEPGRWIMERTRALVEARGARSV
- a CDS encoding GntP family permease yields the protein MLIIGLIIVVAALVFATVKLRVHPFLALLLAAFVMALIGGIAPKEAISVINDGFGGTLGYIGIVIALGTIIGVILDRTGAAIVMAEAIIRALSDRFPNLTATIIGYIVSIPVFCDSGYVILNSLKNALAKKAGVSMVAMSVALATGLFATHNFVPPTPGPIAAASNIGIADALGLVILFGLVVAAVAAAVGWLWASRYTHANDDELLEPDPIEEATGQEVKKPEPDLANPPTTLAAFMPILAPIILISIGSIASLATRDVDPGMFAAALIFLGQPVVALAIGVVFALLLVKGGDKRGRFHQMTVDAVLLAAPILLITGAGGAFGSVLQETPIGDQLGDMLTGLGLGLLVPFLLAAALKSAQGSSTVALVAASSMVAPLLPALGLDSDMGMVLAVMAVGAGAMTVSHANDSFFWVVTQFSRMKVSTAYKAYTTATLLQGVSAMIVIYLLGLVFV
- the pgsA gene encoding CDP-diacylglycerol--glycerol-3-phosphate 3-phosphatidyltransferase, giving the protein MIRELPNWLTWSRIVMIPLLIVVFYALPMPTAGIVAAIVFALAAITDWADGYLARRWEVTTRFGAFLDPVADKLIVAAALVLVVDHNPGVGLALAAVVIIGREIAISALREWMAEVGASAKVAVSWVGKVKTTAQMVAIFLLLWAEPVAGLPIFAIGEWLLYLAAVLTLVSMVQYMLAAARGR